A stretch of the Mycobacteriales bacterium genome encodes the following:
- a CDS encoding type II CAAX endopeptidase family protein → MPAAPPAPPYTAEDARRDGRLLDRRALVLVISAIVFGGIAQLVAYLLSRNTSIEPDTLIRYDIVLTLGVYLVVGGMIASQITPSVRLRWGDGPLLSRIVFGAGFGAVISGALLGLVSLAAGHLAPDPRIVLLMSEGDPTHIAAAVVIGCLAAPLVEETLFRGLLLESLRPRGTPVAILGSAAAFAVWHFMPASLVYYAAMGAVLGGLYLKRGLACSMAAHFAFNGVLTVAAIAVVLGPSHVVTMDGLTITVPSGWSTPNSASGELLPDSTLLVGPDDASLAIIATPSPQVVDPSTIVERLRSDQVPVATKVVLDPSSITEVAGHDATIVEESFTYDGRSGVIGATSPDDGYEYELVFLSAGSARATRDFQQMITTMND, encoded by the coding sequence GTGCCCGCGGCACCGCCCGCCCCGCCGTACACCGCGGAGGACGCCAGGCGGGACGGCCGGCTGCTCGACCGCCGGGCGCTCGTCCTGGTCATCAGCGCGATCGTGTTCGGAGGAATCGCGCAGCTGGTCGCCTACCTGCTCTCGCGGAACACCTCGATCGAGCCGGACACGCTGATCCGCTACGACATCGTCCTGACGCTCGGTGTGTACCTCGTGGTCGGCGGGATGATCGCGAGCCAGATCACGCCGTCGGTCCGACTGCGTTGGGGCGACGGACCGTTGCTGAGCCGGATCGTGTTCGGAGCAGGGTTCGGAGCGGTCATCAGCGGAGCGTTGCTCGGGCTGGTCAGCCTGGCCGCGGGCCATCTCGCTCCGGACCCGCGCATTGTGCTGCTCATGAGCGAGGGTGACCCCACCCACATCGCGGCCGCCGTGGTGATCGGATGCCTGGCCGCGCCGCTGGTCGAGGAAACGTTGTTCCGCGGCCTGCTACTGGAGTCGTTGCGCCCGCGAGGGACGCCGGTTGCCATCCTCGGGTCGGCGGCGGCATTCGCCGTCTGGCACTTCATGCCGGCGTCACTCGTGTACTACGCGGCCATGGGTGCGGTGCTTGGCGGGCTCTACCTCAAACGTGGGCTCGCCTGCTCGATGGCCGCACACTTCGCCTTCAACGGGGTGCTCACGGTTGCCGCGATCGCGGTCGTGCTGGGGCCGTCACACGTCGTGACCATGGACGGCCTGACCATCACGGTGCCGAGCGGGTGGTCGACGCCGAACTCCGCGTCCGGCGAGCTGCTCCCTGACTCCACCTTGCTGGTCGGGCCCGACGACGCGTCACTCGCGATCATCGCGACACCGAGCCCACAGGTCGTGGATCCCTCGACCATCGTCGAACGGTTGCGCTCGGACCAGGTCCCGGTCGCGACCAAGGTCGTGCTCGACCCGTCGTCGATCACCGAGGTGGCCGGCCATGACGCCACCATCGTCGAGGAGTCGTTCACCTACGACGGCCGCTCCGGCGTGATCGGCGCGACCTCTCCCGACGACGGCTACGAGTACG
- a CDS encoding glycine C-acetyltransferase, which yields MVFTKVREELRSTLDEIRDAGLYKSERVIATPQRADIRVGSAEVLNLCANNYLGLADHPDVVAAARDALDRWGYGLASVRFICGTQEVHKELEGRLAGFLGAEDAILYSSCFDANGGLFETLLDENDAVISDELNHASIIDGIRLCKAQRSRYRNRDMADLESQLQAAAGARRRLIATDGVFSMDGYVAPLADICALAERYDAMVMVDDSHAVGFVGERGRGTPELHGVTDQVDVVTGTLGKALGGASGGYVAARQEIVDLLRQRSRPYLFSNSVAPPIVAASLAVLDLLEGSDQLRTTLRENTAWFRERMTGLGFDILPGDHPIVPVMIGDAALATRMADRLLEHGVYVIGFSYPVVPMGKARIRTQVSAAHTRADLERAVAAFEAVRAELR from the coding sequence ATGGTCTTCACGAAGGTTCGTGAAGAGCTTCGCTCGACGTTGGATGAGATCCGGGATGCGGGTCTCTACAAGAGCGAGCGCGTCATCGCTACGCCCCAACGCGCCGACATCCGGGTCGGCAGTGCCGAGGTCCTGAACCTCTGCGCGAACAACTACCTCGGTCTGGCCGACCACCCTGACGTGGTCGCCGCTGCCCGGGACGCCCTCGACCGGTGGGGATACGGGCTGGCCAGCGTCCGTTTCATCTGCGGCACGCAGGAGGTGCACAAGGAGCTCGAGGGCCGGCTGGCCGGGTTCCTCGGCGCCGAGGACGCGATCCTCTACTCGTCCTGCTTCGACGCCAACGGCGGGCTGTTCGAGACCTTGCTCGACGAGAACGACGCCGTCATCAGCGACGAGCTCAACCACGCGTCGATCATCGACGGGATCCGGCTGTGCAAGGCGCAGCGCTCCCGGTATCGCAACCGTGACATGGCCGACCTGGAGTCGCAGCTTCAAGCGGCGGCCGGAGCGCGCCGCCGGCTGATCGCGACCGACGGCGTGTTCTCGATGGATGGTTATGTCGCGCCGCTCGCGGACATCTGTGCCCTCGCCGAGAGGTACGACGCGATGGTGATGGTGGACGACTCGCACGCGGTCGGGTTCGTGGGCGAGCGCGGACGTGGCACTCCCGAGCTGCACGGTGTTACCGACCAGGTCGACGTCGTGACCGGCACGCTCGGCAAGGCGCTCGGCGGCGCGAGCGGGGGTTACGTCGCGGCACGGCAGGAGATCGTCGACCTGCTGCGCCAGCGATCACGTCCGTACCTGTTCTCCAACTCGGTCGCACCGCCGATCGTGGCGGCCTCGCTCGCCGTGTTGGACCTGCTCGAGGGAAGTGACCAGCTCCGCACGACGCTGCGTGAGAACACTGCGTGGTTCCGGGAGCGGATGACCGGGCTCGGCTTCGACATCCTTCCCGGCGACCATCCGATCGTCCCGGTGATGATCGGGGACGCGGCGCTCGCCACGCGGATGGCGGACCGGCTGCTCGAGCACGGGGTGTACGTGATCGGCTTCAGCTACCCCGTCGTACCGATGGGCAAGGCGCGCATCCGCACCCAGGTGTCTGCCGCGCACACGCGCGCCGATCTCGAACGCGCCGTCGCCGCGTTCGAGGCCGTACGCGCCGAGCTGCGCTGA
- the tdh gene encoding L-threonine 3-dehydrogenase, producing MNALVKAAAEPGLMWSDVPVPVIGRDDVLIRVLRTGVCGTDLHIYEWDHWAQAHMAVPLVVGHEFVGTIAEIGEDVHDLAVGDLVSGEGHLVCGRCRNCMAGRRVECARTKGVGVNHPGCFAEYIALPATNVWRHHDDIDLDVAAIFDPFGNAVHTALAFPVLGEDVLITGAGPIGIMAALVARHAGARYVVVTDVSPYRLDLARRLGVNLAVDVRADTLDSTMHALGMTEGFDVGLEMSGHPDALRSMLASMRHGGSIAMLGLPTDEFGIDWNYLVLNMITIRGIYGRRMFETWYEMSVLIQSGLDLTPVITHRFAAADFEAAFDVVHGGQCGKVILEWGDR from the coding sequence GTGAATGCATTGGTCAAGGCTGCGGCCGAGCCCGGGCTGATGTGGTCCGACGTTCCGGTTCCGGTGATCGGTCGTGACGACGTACTGATCCGGGTCCTTCGTACCGGCGTCTGCGGCACCGACCTGCACATCTACGAGTGGGATCACTGGGCGCAGGCGCACATGGCAGTGCCTCTCGTAGTCGGCCATGAGTTCGTCGGCACCATCGCGGAAATCGGCGAGGACGTTCACGACCTGGCGGTCGGCGATCTGGTCAGCGGTGAAGGGCACCTGGTGTGCGGACGCTGCCGCAACTGCATGGCGGGACGGCGGGTGGAGTGCGCGCGCACCAAGGGCGTCGGGGTCAACCACCCGGGGTGCTTCGCCGAGTACATCGCGCTGCCGGCGACCAATGTCTGGCGGCATCACGACGACATCGACCTCGACGTCGCGGCGATCTTCGACCCGTTCGGCAATGCGGTGCACACCGCACTGGCCTTCCCGGTGCTGGGCGAGGACGTTCTCATCACCGGCGCCGGTCCGATCGGCATCATGGCCGCGTTGGTTGCCCGGCACGCCGGTGCGCGCTACGTCGTGGTCACCGATGTCTCGCCGTACCGGCTGGACCTGGCCCGTCGCCTCGGCGTGAACCTTGCCGTCGACGTCCGCGCGGACACGCTGGACTCGACGATGCACGCGCTCGGCATGACCGAGGGCTTCGATGTCGGCCTGGAGATGTCCGGCCACCCCGACGCCTTGCGCTCGATGCTGGCGAGCATGCGACATGGCGGGTCGATCGCCATGCTGGGCCTTCCCACCGACGAGTTCGGCATCGACTGGAACTACCTCGTGCTCAACATGATCACGATCCGCGGCATCTACGGCCGGCGCATGTTCGAGACCTGGTACGAGATGAGCGTGCTGATCCAGTCCGGTCTTGACCTCACGCCGGTCATCACGCACCGGTTCGCGGCCGCCGATTTCGAAGCAGCGTTCGACGTCGTCCATGGTGGGCAGTGCGGCAAGGTGATCCTCGAATGGGGCGACCGCTGA
- the tadA gene encoding tRNA adenosine(34) deaminase TadA: MDEDRMRLALEQARAAEAAGDVPVGAVVVDAAGTVIGNGHNRRESAGDPTAHAEVLAIRAAADALGRWRLDGCTLYVTLEPCTMCGGAVVLSRLDRLVYGAFDPKAGAVGSLWDVVRDRRINHRPEVTAGVLEPECRELLRGWFDAKRD; encoded by the coding sequence ATCGACGAGGATCGGATGCGGCTCGCGCTCGAGCAGGCGCGGGCGGCCGAAGCGGCCGGCGACGTGCCGGTCGGTGCGGTGGTCGTCGACGCCGCGGGCACAGTCATCGGCAACGGCCACAATCGCCGGGAGTCGGCCGGTGACCCGACGGCTCACGCGGAGGTGTTGGCGATCAGGGCTGCCGCCGACGCGCTGGGTCGTTGGCGGCTCGACGGCTGCACTCTCTACGTCACGCTCGAGCCTTGCACGATGTGCGGCGGCGCGGTCGTCCTGTCCCGCCTCGACCGGCTCGTGTACGGCGCCTTCGACCCGAAGGCGGGTGCGGTCGGGTCGCTGTGGGACGTGGTCCGGGACCGCCGGATCAACCACCGGCCCGAGGTCACGGCAGGGGTGCTCGAGCCCGAGTGCCGCGAGCTCTTGCGGGGCTGGTTCGACGCGAAACGCGACTAG
- a CDS encoding tRNA adenosine deaminase-associated protein → MTYAAAAIARADAGWYGDELDLDGVEDLDGVVELLRETVGDDASTALLFVEEDDEWFAILRVDSDDEPRVFVSDARVVATSEIAGLFAEAAIEIDPEEDEPGEDETADDEDDEGTRADGDPVGDSALLSDLGTSSARLLGLCAEEGALPSDVISALCESAGCLDVLEKLRGV, encoded by the coding sequence GTGACGTACGCCGCGGCCGCCATCGCCCGGGCCGACGCCGGGTGGTACGGCGACGAGCTCGACCTCGATGGGGTCGAGGACCTCGACGGAGTCGTCGAGCTGCTGCGGGAGACGGTCGGCGACGACGCCAGCACCGCGCTGCTGTTTGTCGAGGAGGACGACGAGTGGTTCGCGATCCTCCGGGTCGACTCCGACGACGAACCACGGGTATTCGTGTCGGATGCCCGCGTCGTCGCGACGAGTGAGATCGCCGGCCTGTTCGCGGAGGCGGCGATCGAGATCGATCCCGAGGAGGACGAGCCCGGTGAGGACGAGACCGCCGACGACGAGGATGACGAAGGCACTCGCGCCGACGGCGACCCGGTTGGAGACTCCGCGCTGCTCTCCGACCTCGGCACTTCGTCGGCGCGGTTGCTCGGGCTCTGTGCCGAGGAGGGGGCGCTTCCGTCGGACGTGATCAGCGCCCTGTGCGAGTCGGCCGGCTGCCTGGACGTCCTGGAGAAGCTTCGCGGCGTGTGA
- a CDS encoding tRNA adenosine deaminase-associated protein, translating into MSGEAAESIAVVVYRENGEWQSGVLPEAVGSDLDGLIQVLRQQPAENGAIGLVNVADEFFVALRVRGDDVRLMLSDVTAAVEWDLARQVVDRLGLEAPSEPDLDDVWPVGDVGIFADLGLDEMELSALLADLDAYADEMLLSVADRLGFADVYDLALEALPR; encoded by the coding sequence ATGAGCGGCGAGGCAGCGGAGAGCATCGCCGTCGTCGTGTACCGGGAGAACGGCGAGTGGCAGTCGGGAGTCCTGCCCGAGGCGGTCGGTAGCGACCTCGACGGCCTGATCCAGGTGCTCCGGCAGCAGCCGGCCGAGAACGGTGCGATCGGTCTGGTCAACGTTGCCGACGAGTTCTTCGTGGCTCTCCGGGTGAGGGGAGACGACGTACGGCTGATGTTGTCGGACGTCACCGCGGCTGTCGAGTGGGACCTGGCCCGTCAGGTGGTCGACCGGCTGGGGCTCGAAGCGCCGAGCGAGCCGGACCTCGACGACGTTTGGCCGGTAGGCGATGTGGGGATCTTCGCGGACCTCGGACTGGATGAAATGGAGCTCTCGGCACTGCTGGCGGATCTCGACGCGTACGCCGATGAGATGCTGCTGTCGGTCGCCGACCGGCTCGGCTTCGCCGACGTCTACGACCTCGCGCTCGAGGCCTTGCCGCGGTGA
- a CDS encoding nitrite/sulfite reductase — protein MPPSRRSAGQGQWALGHLEPLTPQERMKKDDDGLNVRSRIENVYSKAGFASIDPSDLRGRMRWWGLYTQRRPGIEGGKTAILEPEELDDEFFMLRIRIPGGALTSDQLRVVAGIATEFGRDFADVTDRQNVQLHYIRIEDVPEIWRRLEQVGLSTGEACGDTPRNILGCPLAGVDADEVLDASDALVEINDFALGNKEFSNLPRKYKTAISGCPVQCTAHEINCVSFVGVRHDDGRVGYDLWVGGGLSTNPKLAQRLGVFIPPGETLTAWIGVTQIFRDYGYRRSRNRARLKFLVDDWGAERFRAMLESKDYLGRSLEDGPAPKELSGDRDHVGVRRQKDGRNYVGFAFRTGRSSGTELTAVADLADRHGSGRLAATVEQKMVILDVADDQVDELVAALEARDLAVRPSAFRRGMMACTGLEFCKLAIVETKRRAVDLYDELDRRLPDFDTPVTINVNGCPNSCARFQVADIGLKGMIVDDREGFQVHLGGAIGMDAGFGRKLRGLKVTADDLPDYVERVLRNYLADRADGERFASWVRRADEALVQ, from the coding sequence ATGCCACCATCTCGTCGAAGCGCCGGCCAGGGCCAGTGGGCGCTTGGCCACCTGGAGCCGCTCACGCCGCAGGAGCGGATGAAAAAGGATGATGACGGCCTCAACGTCCGGTCCCGGATCGAGAACGTCTACTCCAAGGCGGGCTTCGCATCGATCGACCCGAGCGATCTGCGCGGCCGCATGCGCTGGTGGGGCCTCTACACCCAACGCCGGCCGGGCATCGAGGGCGGCAAGACCGCGATCCTCGAGCCCGAGGAGCTCGACGACGAGTTCTTCATGCTCCGGATCCGGATTCCCGGCGGCGCGCTCACCAGTGACCAGCTGCGGGTGGTGGCGGGAATCGCCACCGAGTTCGGCCGCGACTTCGCCGACGTCACGGACCGGCAGAACGTGCAGCTGCACTACATCCGCATCGAGGACGTCCCGGAGATCTGGCGGCGGCTCGAACAGGTCGGGCTCAGCACCGGCGAGGCCTGCGGTGACACACCACGCAACATCCTCGGCTGCCCGCTCGCGGGCGTCGATGCCGACGAGGTGCTCGACGCGAGCGACGCACTCGTCGAGATCAACGACTTCGCGTTGGGAAACAAGGAGTTCTCCAACCTGCCGCGCAAGTACAAGACGGCGATCAGCGGCTGCCCGGTGCAGTGCACCGCGCACGAGATCAACTGCGTGTCCTTCGTCGGCGTCCGCCACGACGATGGTCGGGTCGGCTACGACCTCTGGGTCGGCGGCGGGTTGTCGACCAACCCGAAGCTCGCGCAGCGGCTTGGCGTCTTCATCCCGCCCGGCGAGACACTCACGGCGTGGATCGGCGTCACGCAGATCTTCCGCGACTACGGCTACCGCCGGTCCCGCAACCGGGCCCGGCTGAAGTTCCTCGTCGACGACTGGGGCGCGGAGAGGTTCCGGGCAATGCTCGAGAGCAAGGACTATCTCGGCCGCTCGCTCGAGGATGGCCCGGCACCGAAGGAGCTCTCCGGCGATCGCGACCATGTCGGCGTACGCCGGCAGAAGGACGGACGCAACTATGTGGGATTCGCGTTCCGCACCGGCCGGTCGAGCGGCACCGAGCTGACCGCGGTCGCTGACCTGGCGGACCGGCACGGCAGCGGCCGGCTGGCCGCAACGGTCGAGCAGAAGATGGTGATCCTCGATGTCGCCGACGACCAGGTCGACGAGCTGGTGGCGGCGCTCGAGGCGCGCGATCTTGCGGTCCGGCCGTCGGCGTTTCGCCGGGGGATGATGGCGTGCACCGGCCTGGAGTTCTGCAAGCTCGCGATCGTCGAGACCAAGCGCCGGGCGGTCGACCTGTATGACGAGCTGGACCGCCGGCTCCCGGACTTCGACACTCCGGTGACCATCAATGTGAACGGCTGCCCGAACTCCTGCGCGCGGTTCCAGGTCGCGGACATCGGACTGAAGGGCATGATCGTCGACGACCGCGAGGGCTTCCAGGTGCACCTGGGCGGTGCGATCGGCATGGATGCCGGCTTCGGCCGCAAGCTGCGGGGGCTGAAGGTGACCGCGGACGATCTCCCCGACTACGTGGAGCGGGTCCTGCGCAACTACCTCGCCGACCGCGCGGACGGCGAGCGGTTCGCCTCCTGGGTGCGTCGCGCCGACGAGGCGCTCGTCCAGTAG
- a CDS encoding phosphoadenylyl-sulfate reductase has product MINATATATVSRVAPSLSFLHDEATVLQDLYDGSDGLAHLAAHAGAALEGATPQEVLRWAVDRFGQRLVVTSSMADGVLAHMAAGIRPGIRVLFVDTGYHFAETIGTADALASTLQIDLVSVRPHLTVADQDAAFGQDLFARDPDLCCAMRKVAPLAKALAPYVAWASGIRRDETTTRSQVGVVEWDERHEMVKVNPLATWTHDDVQRYIVDNDVLVNPLMSEGYGSIGCAPCTNRGEGRTGRWLGLPKVECGLHG; this is encoded by the coding sequence GTGATCAACGCCACTGCCACGGCAACGGTGTCGCGCGTCGCGCCGTCGTTGTCGTTCTTGCACGACGAGGCCACGGTGCTGCAGGACTTGTACGACGGTTCTGACGGCCTGGCCCACCTCGCGGCCCACGCGGGAGCGGCGCTGGAAGGCGCCACTCCGCAGGAGGTGCTGCGCTGGGCGGTCGACCGCTTCGGCCAGCGCCTGGTCGTGACCTCATCCATGGCCGACGGCGTTCTCGCCCACATGGCCGCCGGAATCCGTCCAGGCATCCGCGTGCTGTTCGTGGACACCGGCTACCACTTCGCCGAGACGATCGGTACGGCGGACGCGCTCGCCTCGACCCTTCAGATCGACCTGGTGAGCGTGCGGCCGCACCTGACGGTCGCCGACCAGGACGCAGCGTTCGGCCAGGATCTGTTCGCACGCGACCCGGACCTGTGCTGCGCGATGCGCAAGGTCGCCCCGCTCGCGAAGGCCCTGGCGCCGTACGTCGCCTGGGCGTCCGGCATCCGTCGCGACGAGACGACCACCCGCTCGCAGGTCGGAGTTGTCGAGTGGGATGAGCGGCACGAGATGGTGAAGGTCAACCCGCTCGCGACCTGGACCCACGACGACGTGCAGCGCTACATCGTCGACAACGACGTCCTGGTCAATCCGCTGATGTCCGAGGGCTACGGCTCGATCGGCTGCGCGCCGTGCACGAACCGCGGCGAAGGCCGGACCGGCCGCTGGCTGGGCCTTCCGAAAGTGGAGTGTGGACTGCACGGATGA